One genomic window of Eptesicus fuscus isolate TK198812 chromosome 6, DD_ASM_mEF_20220401, whole genome shotgun sequence includes the following:
- the MARCHF2 gene encoding E3 ubiquitin-protein ligase MARCHF2 isoform X1 gives MTTGDCCHLPGSLCDCSSSPAFSKVVEATGLGPPQYVAQVTSRDGRLISTVIRVLDTPSDGPFCRICHEGANGESLLSPCGCTGTLGAVHKSCLERWLSSSNTSYCELCHTEFAVEKRPRPLTEWLKDPGPRTEKRTLCCDMVCFLFITPLAAISGWLCLRGAQDHLQLHGRLEAMGLIALTIALFTIYVLWTLVSFRYHYQLYTEWRRTNQKVHLQIRDTDGSEATQHSLLAAGFLKKVAEETPV, from the exons ATGACGACGGGTGATTGCTGCCACCTCCCTGGCTCCCTGTGTGACTGCTCCAGCAGCCCTGCCTTCTCCAAGGTCGTGGAGGCCACAGGCCTGGGGCCACCCCAGTATGTGGCACAGGTGACTTCAAGGGACGGCCGCCTCATCTCAACTGTCATCCGGGTCTTGGACACTCCGAG CGATGGTCCCTTCTGCCGGATCTGCCACGAGGGAGCGAATGGGGAGAGCTTGCTGTCTCCATGTGGCTGCACCGGCACACTGGGCGCTGTGCACAAGAGCTGTCTGGAGAGGTGGCTTTCCTCATCCAACACCAGCTACTGTGAGCTGTGCCACACAGAGTTCGCAGTGGAGAAGCGGCCTCGGCCCCTCACAGAG TGGCTGAAGGACCCGGGGCCTCGGACAGAGAAGCGGACGCTGTGCTGTGACATGGTGTGTTTCCTATTCATCACTCCTCTAGCCGCTATCTCGGGCTGGCTGTGCCTGCGAGGCGCCCAGGATCACCTCCAGCTCCACGGCCGGCTCGAGGCTATGGGGCTCATTGCCCTCACCATTGCCCTCTTCACCATCTACGTCCTTTGGACGCTG GTCTCCTTCCGCTATCATTACCAGCTGTACACTGAATGGAGAAGGACCAACCAGAAAGTCCACCTGCAGATCCGGGACACTGATGGCTCCGAGGCTACCCAGCACTCCCTGCTGGCAGCAGGATTCCTGAAGAAGGTGGCAGAGGAGACACCTGTGTGA
- the MARCHF2 gene encoding E3 ubiquitin-protein ligase MARCHF2 isoform X2: MTTGDCCHLPGSLCDCSSSPAFSKVVEATGLGPPQYVAQVTSRDGRLISTVIRVLDTPSDGPFCRICHEGANGESLLSPCGCTGTLGAVHKSCLERWLSSSNTSYCELCHTEFAVEKRPRPLTEWLKDPGPRTEKRTLCCDMVSFRYHYQLYTEWRRTNQKVHLQIRDTDGSEATQHSLLAAGFLKKVAEETPV; this comes from the exons ATGACGACGGGTGATTGCTGCCACCTCCCTGGCTCCCTGTGTGACTGCTCCAGCAGCCCTGCCTTCTCCAAGGTCGTGGAGGCCACAGGCCTGGGGCCACCCCAGTATGTGGCACAGGTGACTTCAAGGGACGGCCGCCTCATCTCAACTGTCATCCGGGTCTTGGACACTCCGAG CGATGGTCCCTTCTGCCGGATCTGCCACGAGGGAGCGAATGGGGAGAGCTTGCTGTCTCCATGTGGCTGCACCGGCACACTGGGCGCTGTGCACAAGAGCTGTCTGGAGAGGTGGCTTTCCTCATCCAACACCAGCTACTGTGAGCTGTGCCACACAGAGTTCGCAGTGGAGAAGCGGCCTCGGCCCCTCACAGAG TGGCTGAAGGACCCGGGGCCTCGGACAGAGAAGCGGACGCTGTGCTGTGACATG GTCTCCTTCCGCTATCATTACCAGCTGTACACTGAATGGAGAAGGACCAACCAGAAAGTCCACCTGCAGATCCGGGACACTGATGGCTCCGAGGCTACCCAGCACTCCCTGCTGGCAGCAGGATTCCTGAAGAAGGTGGCAGAGGAGACACCTGTGTGA